One Cydia splendana chromosome 21, ilCydSple1.2, whole genome shotgun sequence genomic region harbors:
- the LOC134801330 gene encoding myrosinase 1-like: MDVAQKAAKLKWDWAGHVCRMQDDLWAKLTTDWVLTISAANTRIKTVSAKQFPHDFIFGVATAAYQIEGAWDVDGKGPSIWDYLVHTDPDHITDKSNGDIAANSYYNYKRDIEMLKELGVTHYRFSISWTRILPFGRANYVNQRGIDYYNQFIDELLANDIAPFATIYHWDLPQILQEHGGWLNEKMVDWFGDYARIVFQNFGDRVKLWMTLNEPFVHCYFSYGYGVHAPKIRSPGVGFYECGRQILLANARAYHIYNDEFRSTQGGKVGIGLNCEHVFPASDSKNDIEGAKDYLAIHFGQYMHPIFSKSGNYPQRLIHRVQAASTAQGLNSSRLRGFNQDQITYIKGSADFLGLNHYYTKYVYRNSSVIGMFEVPSMDDDAFADSYLDQSWPRSHAPWIRVSEIEYGPGLHYLLAHIKVTYDNPLVYITENGVSTTAGLNDHTRVSYYRSYLSAVLDALAEGCNVQGYFAWSLMDNYEWASGYTQRFGLYEVDWEDPNRTRTPRKSAFVYREIIRSRMIDYDYDPDPYAGGARAVTSSLLVLLIVVLTVLYS; this comes from the exons ATGGACGTAGCTCAGAAAGCGGCTAAGttaaaatgggactgggctggtcatgtctgccgaatgcaggacgacttgtgggccaagttaaccacaga TTGGGTGCTAACAATCAGTGCTGCCAACACAAGAATCAAAACGGTCTCAGCAAAGCAGTTCCCTCACGACTTTATTTTTGGCGTTGCTACTGCCGCTTACCAGATAGAAGGGGCATGGGATGTCGACG GTAAGGGTCCCTCGATATGGGACTACCTGGTGCACACGGACCCTGACCACATCACTGACAAGAGCAACGGAGACATCGCCGCTAACTCTTATTACAACTATAAAAGGGACATCGAAATGTTGAAGGAGTTAGGCGTTACACATTACAG GTTCTCCATATCCTGGACAAGAATTCTTCCATTTGGCCGAGCCAACTACGTCAACCAACGAGGCATCgactattacaatcaattcattGATGAACTGCTAGCAAATGACATCGCACCTTTTGCGACCATCTACCATTGGGACTTGCCTCAAATTCTTCAGGAACATGGTGGCTGGCTGAATGAGAAGATGGTTGACTGGTTTGGAGACTATGCTCGAATCGTGTTTCAAAACTTTGGTGATCGCGTTAAGCTCTGGATGACGTTAAATGAGCCATTTGTCCATTGCTACTTTAGCTACGGTTACGGCGTCCATGCTCCTAAAATCAGATCCCCAGGCGTTGGTTTCTATGAGTGTGGAAGACAAATTCTATTGGCGAACGCCAGGGCATACCATATATACAACGATGAGTTTAGAAGTACGCAAGGTGGTAAAGTTGGTATCGGTTTGAATTGCGAACATGTATTCCCTGCTTCCGATTCGAAAAATGATATTGAAGGCGCTAAAGACTACTTAGCTATCCAT TTTGGCCAATACATGCACCCGATCTTCTCAAAATCTGGAAACTACCCACAGCGATTGATACACCGCGTGCAGGCTGCTAGCACTGCTCAAGGACTCAACTCCTCAAGACTGCGTGGCTTCAATCAAGACCAGATTACCTACATTAAAGGCAGCGCGGATTTCCTAGGACTCAACCATTATTACACTAAATATGTGTATAGGAACAGTTCTGTGATTGGAATGTTCGAGGTACCGTCGATGGACGATGATGCGTTTGCGGATTCGTATTTGGATCAGTCTTGGCCAAGGTCGCACGCTCCATGGATCAGGGTAAGTGAAATT gagTATGGACCTGGTTTGCACTACCTCCTGGCCCATATAAAGGTCACATACGACAACCCCCTGGTATATATAACGGAGAACGGAGTATCAACTACTGCAGGCCTGAACGATCACACCAGAGTGTCCTATTATAGAAGTTATCTTAGCGCGGTGCTTGATGCGTTGGCTGAAG GCTGTAACGTCCAAGGATACTTTGCCTGGAGCTTAATGGACAATTATGAATGGGCTTCCGGTTATAC CCAACGCTTCGGCCTATACGAGGTGGACTGGGAAGACCCGAACCGGACCAGAACGCCCAGGAAGTCAGCCTTCGTCTACAGAGAAATTATACGAAGTCGGATGATTGACTACGACTATGATCCGGATCCGTACgccggcggcgcgcgcgccgtcACCAGCTCTCTCCTTGTTTTACTTATTGTTGTTTTAACTGTATTGTATAGCTAA